One window of the Cryptomeria japonica chromosome 7, Sugi_1.0, whole genome shotgun sequence genome contains the following:
- the LOC131051774 gene encoding boron transporter 4 isoform X2 yields MENKSNAPFIGILTDIKGRLPCYKQDWIGGFTAGFRILAPTAYIFFASALPVIAFGEQLGRDTDGTLSAVQTLASTALCGIIHSILGGQPLLILGVAEPTVLMYTYMYNFAKGRSALGHRLFLAWAGWACVWTSLLLCLLAIFGAAAVISRFTRVAGELFGMLIAVLFMQEAIKGVVEEFRVPKRENPNNEEFQFPWLFSNGLFGLLLSFGLLITALKSRRARAWRYTTGWLRGFIADYGVPLMIVVWTAVSYSAPNKVPSGIPRRLSSPDPWSPGASSNWTVIKDMLDVPPLYILAAFIPAIMIAGLYFFDHSVASQMAQQKEFNLKNPSAYHYDILLLGFMVLLCGLIGIPPSNGVLPQSPMHTKSLAVLKRQMIRKKMVQSAKRSIEQQASKTEIYGNMQEVFIEMEPNGPTSKDFHELKDLKKLVLKSTGNEMDGNAFDPEKHIEACLPVRVKEQRLSNLVQSILVGGSLGLMPVIKMVPNSVLWGYFAYMAIESLPGNQFWERLLLLFVTPTRRFKVLEDVHASFVETVPFKTIALFTIFQFVYLLACFGVTWIPIAGILFPIPFFLLIPLRQYLLPKIFEAKYIFELDAAEYEESAAYPRRDLSLSIRERETPRTPRTPRTPRTPRVGRVDSIKEIIGDAEILDELTTRSRGELKLRPIHTDSRDFTN; encoded by the exons ATGGAGAACAAGTCGAATGCTCCGTTCATTGGCATCCTCACTGATATCAAAGGAAGGCTGCCCTGCTATAAACAGGACTGGATCGGTGGATTTACAGCAGGATTCAG AATATTGGCTCCCACTGCATACATTTTTTTCGCTTCAGCTCTTCCCGTCATAGCCTTTGGGGAGCAACTTGGCAGAGATACAG ATGGGACATTGTCAGCTGTGCAAACACTGGCTTCCACAGCTCTGTGTGGGATAATACATTCCATTTTAGGCGGCCAGCCATTGCTGATCTTGGGTGTTGCCGAGCCAACAGTCCTCATGTATACCTACATGTATAACTTTGCAAAGGGCAGAAGTGCTCTAGGACATCGCCTGTTTCTGGCGTGGGCAGGATG GGCATGTGTCTGGACTTCTCTCCTACTCTGTTTACTTGCAATATTTGGGGCTGCCGCAGTAATAAGCAGATTTACAAGAGTAGCTGGAGAACTGTTTGGCATGCTAATCGCAGTCTTGTTCATGCAAGAAGCCATCAAG GGTGTTGTAGAAGAGTTCCGAGTACCTAAACGGGAGAATCCCAATAATGAAGAATTTCAATTTCCCTGGCTTTTTTCAAATGGTTTATTTGGGCTGTTATTGTCCTTTGGCCTATTGATCACTGCCTTAAAAAGCAGAAGGGCACGGGCTTGGCGATATACTACAG GTTGGTTGCGAGGTTTTATAGCAGACTACGGAGTTCCATTGATGATTGTAGTCTGGACAGCTGTGTCATACTCTGCACCAAACAAAGTACCTTCAGGCATCCCTAGAAGACTGTCTAGTCCTGACCCATGGTCTCCGGGAGCTTCATCTAATTGGACAGTTATTAAG GATATGCTTGATGTACCCCCTTTGTACATTTTGGCAGCATTTATACCTGCTATTATGATAGCGGGACTTTATTTCTTTGATCACAGCGTGGCATCCCAAATGGCCCAACAGAAAGAATTCAATCTGAAAAACCCATCAGCTTACCATTATGACATACTTTTGCTAGGATTCATG GTGTTGTTATGTGGACTGATTGGTATTCCTCCTTCAAATGGTGTTTTGCCACAATCTCCTATGCATACTAAAAGTCTTGCAGTATTGAAGCGACAG ATGATCCGGAAAAAAATGGTACAAAGTGCAAAGAGAAGCATTGAACAACAAGCCAGTAAAACAGAGATTTATGGCAATATGCAGGAAGTGTTTATCGAAATGGAGCCGAATGGGCCT ACATCAAAGGATTTCCATGAACTTAAGGATTTGAAAAAGTTAGTCCTCAAGAGTACAGGAAATGAAATGGATGGAAATGCTTTTGATCCTGAAAAGCATATTGAGGCATGTCTTCCGGTTAGAGTGAAGGAACAACGGCTGAGCAATTTAGTGCAGTCTATTCTTGTGGGTGGATCTTTGGGATTGATGCCTGTCATTAAAATGGTTCCTAATTCTGTCTTATGGGGTTACTTTGCTTACATGGCAATAGAGAGTTTACCAGGAAATCAATTTTGGGAAAGGCTGCTTCTGCTTTTTGTCACTCCAACTCGCAGATTCAA GGTTCTTGAGGACGTGCATGCCTCATTTGTGGAAACAGTGCCCTTCAAGACCATTGCTCTTTTTACCATATTTCAGTTCGTTTATTTACTGGCATGTTTTGGAGTTACATGGATACCAATAGCAGGGATACTTTTCCCAATCCCTTTCTTCTTGTTAATACCGCTTAGACAGTACTTGCTTCCCAAGATATTTGAAGCAAAGTACATATTTGAGCTGGATGCCGCTGAATATGAAGAGAGTGCAGCATATCCTCGTCGGGATTTGAGCCTCTCTATTCGG GAACGTGAGACACCTAGAACTCCAAGAACACCTCGAACACCTCGAACACCTCGAGTAGGAAGAGTGGATAGTATCAAGGAAATCATTGGTGATGCAGAAATCTTGGATGAATTGACTACCAGAAGTCGTGGTGAACTGAAACTTCGGCCA ATTCACACAGATTCCAGGGACTTTACCAACTAA